A window of Pirellula sp. SH-Sr6A contains these coding sequences:
- a CDS encoding DUF1588 domain-containing protein, with protein sequence MCRILRLLARTSALGPSAALFASVAMFASAALFAIVLAQVGVRALAQEVDAVRMEKGRAIYAAQCASCHGERGEGVSGAYPNALTGDFTISEIAKVVDETMPEGEPEKCKGEDAQAVAAYMHAAFYSLEAQAKLNPPRIAFARLTANQLRNSLSDLYGRFSGFSDLKTERGVRAQYFDGDRFKKENEKIARVDPVIDFDFGKESPGEGIAADSFYIYWEGSLLPEKTGRYEIVVNSSCSFKMNFGKLDRIFIDNHVQSGDKTEFRQSIYLTAGRLYPFKIDFIQRKRKTELPPARIRLSWVPPGGVEQTIPDHHLVPSAAPATFSLQASLPADDRSYGFERGLAVNKQWDESTTASAVEFAQIAASELFPRYVRSQKDKPNDQRQVLKGFLEQVLAVAFRGALEPDLAKLYVSDQVDQTADDAEAIRRVLLLGLKSPRFLYPLADVDKSVSRRTANRLALTLFDSLPADDWLLRKIDKNELETEAQVREAAKRMLNDYRARAKLLDGFHEWLNLSQQNEITKNQELYPGFDAELAMELRQSLRAAIEEIVWSDTSDYRQLFRSKSAYTTAKIASFYGEEWAPFDSNKKGLQKTARDSERRLGVLTHPLLMSQLAYHDTTSPIHRGVFLIRFMLGRTLRPPNEAFSPLSPDLHPNLTTRERVALQTSPQNCQACHEKINALGFALENYDAVGRFRATEGEKPIDATGSYRSRDDLPITFQGASELAQYLADSPDAHRAFVNKLFQHLVKQPPDAYGLDTLKKLTDQFRQNGYNIRDLVVEIAVVASRIHATPLPANPTSVALKGQP encoded by the coding sequence ATGTGTCGCATTTTGAGATTGCTAGCAAGGACTTCCGCACTTGGCCCCTCAGCCGCACTGTTCGCTTCAGTCGCAATGTTCGCTTCGGCCGCATTGTTCGCGATCGTACTCGCGCAGGTGGGTGTCCGCGCCCTCGCGCAAGAGGTCGATGCGGTGAGAATGGAAAAGGGGAGAGCGATCTATGCCGCGCAGTGTGCCAGTTGTCATGGCGAACGGGGGGAGGGGGTATCTGGAGCCTATCCGAACGCGCTGACCGGTGATTTTACCATCAGTGAGATCGCCAAGGTCGTCGATGAAACCATGCCGGAGGGGGAGCCAGAGAAATGCAAAGGGGAGGATGCCCAAGCGGTCGCTGCCTACATGCACGCTGCTTTCTACAGTCTCGAAGCGCAAGCGAAACTCAATCCCCCTCGCATTGCGTTTGCCAGGCTCACGGCGAACCAATTGCGGAACAGTCTATCGGATCTCTACGGACGGTTCTCCGGGTTTTCGGATCTCAAAACGGAACGAGGGGTTCGAGCTCAATATTTCGATGGCGACCGGTTCAAAAAGGAAAACGAAAAGATTGCTCGGGTCGACCCGGTGATCGATTTTGACTTTGGAAAAGAGAGTCCTGGAGAAGGCATCGCGGCGGACTCGTTTTACATTTACTGGGAGGGGAGTTTGCTTCCCGAAAAGACCGGTCGATACGAGATCGTGGTAAATAGTTCTTGCTCGTTCAAGATGAACTTTGGGAAGTTGGACCGTATCTTTATCGACAACCATGTGCAATCAGGAGACAAGACGGAGTTTCGACAGTCGATCTATCTGACCGCTGGGCGTCTATACCCTTTCAAGATCGATTTCATTCAACGCAAGCGCAAGACGGAGCTACCACCGGCTCGGATACGGTTGTCTTGGGTTCCGCCAGGAGGAGTGGAGCAAACCATTCCCGACCACCACTTGGTACCCTCCGCTGCTCCGGCCACGTTCTCATTGCAGGCATCGCTACCTGCGGACGATCGAAGCTACGGATTCGAACGAGGATTGGCCGTGAACAAGCAGTGGGATGAGTCAACGACCGCGTCTGCGGTAGAGTTCGCCCAAATCGCCGCTTCGGAACTCTTTCCTCGATACGTTCGCAGCCAAAAGGACAAGCCAAACGACCAACGCCAGGTCCTCAAGGGGTTTCTTGAACAAGTGCTCGCGGTAGCTTTCCGAGGAGCCTTGGAACCCGATTTGGCGAAGCTATACGTGAGCGATCAAGTCGACCAAACGGCAGATGACGCGGAAGCCATTCGGCGTGTTTTGCTACTCGGCTTAAAATCACCTCGCTTTCTGTATCCTCTCGCGGACGTTGACAAGTCAGTCTCCCGTCGGACAGCGAATCGCTTGGCTCTGACCTTGTTTGATTCCCTTCCTGCTGATGATTGGCTTTTAAGGAAGATCGACAAAAACGAGTTGGAGACCGAGGCGCAAGTTCGGGAAGCAGCCAAGCGGATGCTGAACGACTATCGAGCGCGAGCCAAGCTTCTCGATGGCTTTCATGAATGGCTCAATCTGTCGCAGCAAAACGAGATCACCAAGAATCAGGAGCTCTATCCGGGATTCGATGCCGAGCTCGCCATGGAGCTCCGCCAATCCCTTCGTGCGGCAATCGAGGAAATCGTGTGGAGTGATACGAGCGACTACCGGCAGCTCTTTCGTTCCAAATCGGCATACACCACCGCCAAGATCGCATCCTTTTATGGGGAGGAGTGGGCCCCGTTCGATTCCAACAAGAAGGGGCTGCAGAAAACCGCCAGGGATTCGGAGCGAAGGCTGGGGGTACTGACCCATCCGCTGTTGATGAGTCAATTGGCTTATCACGACACCACCTCGCCGATTCACCGCGGCGTGTTTTTGATACGATTCATGCTTGGACGGACGCTTCGGCCGCCCAATGAAGCGTTTTCCCCTCTCAGTCCCGATTTGCACCCCAATCTCACCACCCGCGAGCGGGTAGCCCTCCAGACGAGCCCCCAGAATTGCCAGGCGTGTCACGAGAAGATCAACGCTCTGGGGTTCGCGTTGGAAAACTACGATGCGGTGGGGCGATTCCGAGCGACCGAAGGGGAAAAGCCAATCGACGCAACAGGATCCTATCGCAGCCGCGATGATTTGCCGATAACGTTCCAAGGAGCCTCGGAACTGGCCCAGTACTTGGCGGATTCACCGGATGCCCACCGCGCGTTTGTCAACAAGCTGTTCCAGCACTTGGTCAAGCAACCGCCCGATGCGTACGGGCTCGATACGTTGAAAAAGTTAACGGACCAGTTCCGTCAAAACGGTTACAATATCCGCGACTTGGTCGTCGAGATCGCCGTTGTCGCGTCGCGGATACACGCCACCCCCCTCCCTGCCAATCCCACCTCAGTCGCTTTGAAAGGTCAACCATGA
- a CDS encoding sigma-70 family RNA polymerase sigma factor — MNSDYRIAQLRELRDQQIKFAPRGKRIEQADRAEQLLTELDPQREYPFDFLFYRVTEVRPDSTGYRLIKGNDALHDLRLFVEDITDSMNLRVEEASEPVHTVEDLSKMFNVSTKTISRWRDQGLVSRRFLADGRKRVGFLHSSVERFVSQNKTRVKRGERFSQLTDAERDDIIDRARRIAATGANLSEVARTVGREVNRSTETIRYTIKKFDQQFPTMAVFPEQREVLSEEDKRAIYQQHHRGVSTVILAKRYRRTRGSIVRILNEQRAAKIMELPLDYIANPVFEEASMVDEMVADLPAALETPRKVKAPSGLPAYLASLYEVPLLTREQEYHLFRKMNYLKHAASKLRESLDVKSPAVAVMEQIEALYEKSVDVKNKIVQSNLRLVVSIAKRHLAPHDDFFGLISDGNMSLIRAAEKFDYSRGNKFSTYASWAIMKNFARTIPDEFKHQDRFRTSSEEVFDFQQDQRADNFALEIDQAVRTDQIQKILHTLDQREQQIIVRRFGLDHRFEPLTLKEVGEAMGVTKERVRQLEARALTKLRQAASQAKIDAPE, encoded by the coding sequence ATGAATAGTGACTATCGAATCGCACAACTTCGAGAGCTTCGCGACCAGCAGATCAAGTTCGCCCCACGCGGGAAGCGAATCGAGCAAGCGGACCGCGCCGAGCAGCTTTTAACCGAGCTGGATCCTCAGCGCGAGTATCCTTTCGATTTCCTATTCTATCGCGTTACCGAAGTGCGACCTGACAGCACGGGCTACCGCTTGATCAAGGGGAATGATGCGCTCCATGATCTGCGACTCTTTGTCGAGGACATCACCGATTCGATGAATCTTCGCGTCGAGGAAGCTTCCGAGCCAGTCCACACGGTCGAGGACTTGAGCAAAATGTTCAATGTCTCGACCAAAACCATCTCGCGATGGCGTGACCAAGGTTTGGTATCCCGACGATTTTTGGCCGATGGTCGCAAACGAGTTGGCTTCCTTCACTCCAGCGTGGAGCGATTTGTTTCGCAGAATAAAACGCGTGTGAAGCGCGGTGAACGGTTCAGCCAACTCACCGACGCGGAAAGAGATGACATCATCGACCGCGCCCGCCGCATCGCCGCGACCGGAGCGAATTTGTCCGAAGTCGCACGAACTGTTGGGCGGGAAGTGAATCGATCGACCGAAACGATCCGATACACGATCAAGAAGTTTGATCAGCAATTCCCAACCATGGCGGTGTTCCCAGAACAACGCGAGGTTCTTTCCGAGGAAGACAAACGAGCCATTTACCAACAGCATCACCGAGGTGTATCGACCGTGATTTTGGCCAAGCGCTATCGTAGAACACGCGGAAGCATCGTTCGTATTCTGAACGAGCAACGCGCTGCAAAAATCATGGAGCTGCCGTTGGACTACATCGCCAATCCGGTCTTCGAAGAAGCTTCGATGGTCGACGAGATGGTGGCCGATCTGCCAGCAGCCTTGGAAACACCGCGGAAAGTGAAAGCCCCATCGGGCTTGCCAGCTTACTTGGCATCCCTATACGAGGTCCCCTTGCTAACACGTGAGCAAGAGTACCATCTCTTCCGAAAGATGAACTACTTGAAGCATGCTGCGAGCAAGCTGCGCGAGTCTCTGGACGTGAAATCGCCAGCGGTCGCTGTGATGGAACAGATCGAGGCGCTTTACGAAAAATCGGTCGACGTGAAAAACAAGATCGTACAATCGAACTTGCGACTCGTCGTATCGATCGCCAAACGGCACTTGGCCCCGCACGACGATTTCTTCGGATTGATCAGCGATGGAAACATGTCGTTGATCCGAGCCGCAGAGAAGTTTGACTACTCGCGAGGGAACAAGTTCAGCACCTACGCTTCGTGGGCGATCATGAAGAATTTTGCAAGAACCATCCCGGATGAGTTCAAGCACCAAGATAGGTTCCGCACCAGTTCTGAAGAAGTCTTCGACTTCCAGCAAGATCAACGGGCTGACAACTTCGCGTTGGAGATCGACCAAGCGGTCCGAACGGATCAGATTCAAAAGATTCTGCACACATTGGATCAGCGGGAACAGCAGATCATCGTGCGACGTTTCGGTTTGGATCACCGCTTTGAACCTCTGACGCTCAAAGAAGTCGGTGAAGCGATGGGAGTGACCAAGGAGCGAGTTCGACAGTTGGAAGCCAGGGCTTTGACCAAGTTGCGTCAAGCAGCGAGCCAAGCGAAGATTGACGCTCCAGAATGA